Proteins co-encoded in one Hyla sarda isolate aHylSar1 chromosome 4, aHylSar1.hap1, whole genome shotgun sequence genomic window:
- the FAM107B gene encoding protein FAM107B — MAEPDYIESDNPELIKPHKLVNPVKGSRNHQDLHRELIMNQKRGLSPQNKPELQKVMEKRKRDQVIKQQKAEAEQKKTDFEVELQKRHQKLEEMEMEKQKNGEEQENKPEFLKVKGNLRKMNQEVSSANSS; from the exons ATGGCTGAGCCAGACTACATTGAGTCAGATAATCCAGAGCTAATAAAGCCCCATAAATTAGTAAATCCTGTGAAGGGGTCCCGAAACCACCAGGATCTTCACCGAGAATTAATAATGAACCAGAAAAG AGGTCTCTCGCCACAGAACAAACCTGAGCTgcaaaaagtgatggagaaaagaaaaagagatcAAGTTATCAAACAGCAAAAGGCAGAAGCTGAACAAAAAAAGACAGACTTTGAGGTAGAACTACAGAAGCGGCATCAGAAATTGGAAGAG ATGGAAATGGAAAAGCAAAAAAATGGGGAAGAACAAGAAAACAAGCCAGAGTTTCTCAAAGTGAAAGGAAACCTTCGTAAAATGAATCAAGAAGTCTCCAGCGCCAACAGTTCTTAG